The following DNA comes from Fusobacterium sp..
ATTTTTGAAAAAAGTTGATTATATTCAATTTCTTAAAGAAAGAAATTTTTTATAATATTTTAATAAGTACATAAAAAAGATATTCATAAGAAGGGAACATAATAAACATAGTGAAAGCAAAAAGAAAGATTTACTTAAATTTGATTCTTCTTTGTTTATTGGTTATTTACATTAAAGTTATATATAAATAATTTTATAAAAAAATCAATCTGAGATTTAGAAATTAAGTTGAAAATTATGATATAAATGATATAATAACAAATAAAATTACAAAATTAAGGGGGAACTTAAATGCAAAAAAAATTAATAAAAATGCTTTTGGGAGCTGCAGTATTTGGATTATCTTTTGGAACTTTGACTGCAGAAGAATTTAAAGCACAAATAATGTTCAATGGATCTTCTTCACTAGCTCCTGTTATTTCAAAAATATCTACTGATTTTATAGAGGAAAATGTAACTTGGGATAAAGTAGACCCTAGCTTCCCTAATAAAAATATAGCTATTTATGTATCTTCTGGTGGGTCAGGAGCTGGAGTTAAGAGTGTAATTGAAAAAGTAAGTGATTTTGGAATGGTAGCTAGACAAGTAAAAGACAGTGAAAAAGCTAAATTTCCTGAATACAGAGAGTTTGTAGTAGCATCAGATGCTTTAACAGTATCAGTTAATAATGAAAACCCAATATTAAAATATACAAAAGAGATAGATGGGGAAACTTTAAGAAAAATATTTTCTGGAGAATATAAATACTGGAATGATATAGACAAAAGACTTGAAAAGAAAGAAATCATAGTTGTGACTAGAGATCTTGGCGGAGGAGCTCATGAAGTATTCCAAAATGTAATCATGGGAAAAACTGATGTAAAAGATGATGCTATTCAAGCACCTTCTATGGGAGCTCTGGCAGCAAAATTAGTAGAAAACAAATATGCTATTGGATATGCTTCATTTGGTATGTACAACCAAAATAAAGATAAAATAACTGCATTAGTTGTAGATGGTGCAGCACCAACTGTTGAAAATATTGTATCAGGTACATATAAAATTCAAAGACCTCTATTATTTATTAAAAATGGAGAACCTACTCCTCAGGAAAAAGCATTTATTGATTATATATTTTCAGAAAAAGGAATGGATGCTGTAAGTAAAAGCGGTTATATTCCTGTAAAATAGTAAATGATGTAAGGATGGCTCATTTTTATAAATATTGAGCCATTTTTTATATTTATCAAGGAGGAGAGAAATGCTGTTTTGGAAAAAATATGATAAAATATTTGCTGACATATTAAAAATTGCAGCATTAGTATCTTTTTTTATGATTTCCTTTATAATAATTTTTATATTAAAAGAGAGTCTTCCTCTATTTAAAGAAATTGGATTAAAGGAATTTATTTTAGGAAAAAGATGGAAACCTGTGTCTGCAAGTGGGCAGTATTTAGGAATACTTCCCATTATATCTGCTACTCTTTATGTTTCTTTTACAGCTGTTCTTATTGCACTTCCTGTTGGCATAGGTTGCAGTATTTTTCTTTCATGTGTACTTCCTCTAAGAATCAGAAATATATTAAAACCTTATGTAGATATACTGGCTGGAGTTCCTTCAGTTATCTATGGGTTTATGGGGCTTGTAATAATTGTAAAATTTTTTGAGAACATGGGAATGGCTACAGGAGAAACAGTTCTTGCTGGTGGAATACTTCTTTCTATTATGATACTTCCTTTTATGATATCTGTATGTGAAGAAAATATGGGAGAAACAAAAGAAAGGTACGAAAAAATATCTGATGCAATGGGAGTAGCTAAATGGTATATGGTGAGTGAAATAATACTTCCTCTTTCTTTTAAAAGTATAATCATAAGTATAATATTGTCAATGGGAAGAGCTATGGGAGAAACTATGGCAGTAATGATGGTAATAGGAAATGCTCCTATTTTCCCTAAGTTAATGGGAAAAGCTCAAACTATATCTTCATTGATAGCTCTAGAAATGGGAATGGCAGAGGTAGGAAGTTTACATTATAGTGCTTTGTTTGCTTCAGGATTTATTTTAATGATGATGATATTCTGTATCAATATATTTATAAATTATCTGAAGAAGAAATTTCTCTAGGAGGCTGCCATGAGGCTAAAAGAAAATATAATAAGAATATGGGCATATGGAAGCGGACTTCTAGTAATATTTCTTGTGCTCTATATATTTGGATATATATTTTGGAAGGGATATAATACTATAAACTGGGAATTTATTACAGATGTTCCTAAAGGAATGATACTGGGAACTGAAGGAGGAATAGCCCCAGCTATTATAGGAAGTTTTCTTTCTACAGGTATTGCCTGTGCTATAGCAGGTATCTTTGGAATCTGTACAGGAATACATTTAGAGTTTTATACTGAAAATAAAAAAATAAAAGCAATGATACAGACGATAATACAATGTATGGGAGGAGTCCCTTCAATAGTATTGGGGCTGTTTGGGTATACAATGTTTGTATTGCATTTAGGACTGGGGAGGTCAATAATTTCTGGAGGTCTGACATTGGGGATAATGATATTTCCAGTGGTGGAAACGAGAATAGAAAAAGCATTCAGAGAAGTAGACAAAAATTTAATAAAAGCATCATATTCTATGGGGATATCAAAAGTATATACTATAATGAAAATTGTTATACCACTATGCAGAGACAGAATAATATCAGCTCTTATTTTAGCATTTGGATATGCTGTGGGAGCTACATCTCCAATAATGTTCTGCATGGCTGTAATAAATTCTCCAGTATCCTTTGATATAACAAAACCATCAATGTCTCTTTCATATCATCTGTATATACTTTTGACTCAGGGTATATCCACTGAGAAAGCATATGGAACAGCTTTTGTATTGATGCTGGTATTACTTAGTGTGATTATACTTAGTCAGATACTTTTAAGAAAAAGGAAGTGAAATAGTGGAAAATATATTGGAAATAAAAAATCTTTTTGTATATTATGGAGAAAAGGAAATATTAAAAAATATTAATATGTC
Coding sequences within:
- a CDS encoding phosphate ABC transporter substrate-binding protein, whose translation is MQKKLIKMLLGAAVFGLSFGTLTAEEFKAQIMFNGSSSLAPVISKISTDFIEENVTWDKVDPSFPNKNIAIYVSSGGSGAGVKSVIEKVSDFGMVARQVKDSEKAKFPEYREFVVASDALTVSVNNENPILKYTKEIDGETLRKIFSGEYKYWNDIDKRLEKKEIIVVTRDLGGGAHEVFQNVIMGKTDVKDDAIQAPSMGALAAKLVENKYAIGYASFGMYNQNKDKITALVVDGAAPTVENIVSGTYKIQRPLLFIKNGEPTPQEKAFIDYIFSEKGMDAVSKSGYIPVK
- the pstC gene encoding phosphate ABC transporter permease subunit PstC, which encodes MLFWKKYDKIFADILKIAALVSFFMISFIIIFILKESLPLFKEIGLKEFILGKRWKPVSASGQYLGILPIISATLYVSFTAVLIALPVGIGCSIFLSCVLPLRIRNILKPYVDILAGVPSVIYGFMGLVIIVKFFENMGMATGETVLAGGILLSIMILPFMISVCEENMGETKERYEKISDAMGVAKWYMVSEIILPLSFKSIIISIILSMGRAMGETMAVMMVIGNAPIFPKLMGKAQTISSLIALEMGMAEVGSLHYSALFASGFILMMMIFCINIFINYLKKKFL
- a CDS encoding PstA family ABC transporter permease, coding for MRLKENIIRIWAYGSGLLVIFLVLYIFGYIFWKGYNTINWEFITDVPKGMILGTEGGIAPAIIGSFLSTGIACAIAGIFGICTGIHLEFYTENKKIKAMIQTIIQCMGGVPSIVLGLFGYTMFVLHLGLGRSIISGGLTLGIMIFPVVETRIEKAFREVDKNLIKASYSMGISKVYTIMKIVIPLCRDRIISALILAFGYAVGATSPIMFCMAVINSPVSFDITKPSMSLSYHLYILLTQGISTEKAYGTAFVLMLVLLSVIILSQILLRKRK